A stretch of Schistocerca nitens isolate TAMUIC-IGC-003100 chromosome 6, iqSchNite1.1, whole genome shotgun sequence DNA encodes these proteins:
- the LOC126263273 gene encoding uncharacterized protein LOC126263273: MRVPQLLDMLSQSVKVKCQSPQQQQNRRRKQQKTSLVTSASAGSNLSGPAHVVTSDSSTQDPVVQLLSMLEQDSGVLMSVPETAFEAEAASQYWTPSYAPSIYFSALLPVPEIGNLS; this comes from the exons ATGCGTGTTCCTCAACTATTAGACATGCTTAG TCAGTCAGTTAAGGTGAAGTGTCAGTCgccacagcagcagcagaataGGAGGAGGAAGCAGCAGAAAA CTTCACTCGTGACGTCAGCATCAGCAGGTTCCAACCTGTCGGGGCCCGCACACGTGGTGACCTCGGACTCTTCCACGCAGGATCCTGTAGtacagcttctcagcatgctggagcaggatagcgGGGTGCTAATGTCAGTGCCAGAGACTGCGTTTGAGGCTGAGGCTGCTTCGCAGTACTGGACTCCTTCGTACGCGCCATccattt ACTTCTCCGCGCTGCTGCCTGTtcctgaaattggaaatttgtcgtaa